CGCCAGTAGTTATTCCTCATAATGATCAAGGGAGGACGTTCGAAGTGCGAACGAATTCGTTACAAAGTTTGCCAAAATATAAGGgtttagcaacggaggagccttattttcatttggaggctTACGATTCGATTTGTAATACTATTGGGGATCAAGGATTCTCAGCCGATGATGTTAAATTGGTGCTATTCCAATTTTGCTTAGAAGATAAAGCGAAAAAGTGGTTTTACACCCTACCTTCGGTATCTATCTATACATGGGCGGAAATGCAACAAATCTTCTTGGATGAATTTTATACCGCTCAAAAGACAAATGATGCTAGAAAAGGTttgagaagtttccaacaacaatCGGGTGAGATGTTTCATGAAGCATTCGAGAGGTTTAAcatgatgataaagaattgccctCATCATGGGATAGAGctatgggagttgatgaatgcttTTCATGAGGGGTTATGTGCCGAAGATGCTCGTGACTTGATGTCTATCACAAATGGCACTTTTGGCACGAATTACGAGCATGAcaattgggaatttttggagcaaATGGCGGTCACATCGAAAagaaaagctcaagcatcaaggagagcacgaccggccattACCTGAACTCAAGTGCATGCGGTAgacgatggtaatgttcaaaattcgaatcaaatttatgatgtttgtgcgcTTTGTATGAGTTAGGACATGCGGCTGAAAATTTCCAAGGAGTGGAAGGGAAATATGAGGAGGTGAATGCATTGCAAGggcaaggagggggtggtagaaattacaacaTGAATTCCAATACTTACCACTCCGGTTTGAGAAACCACCCAAACTTTAGATATGGAAATCCCTCAAACCAAGCTAACCCGAATTTTCAAGGAAGTCAATGTAACTTTGCTCCACGCCGACCGTTCAATAATCAAAGTAGGTTTTCGGGTCAAAGTTCTTCTGGTGGAAATGAGGTCATGGAGATGCTCAAGGCAATGCAACTAGAGATGCAGCGAAGAAATCAAATGGATGATATTCGCATGCAAAAAGATGAAATCCGTGACAAAGCTATTCAATCgttgaccactcaaatgggtcaacttgcaagtGACGTGGCATTATTAAAGAAATCAAAAGGTCAATCACCAAGTGACACGGTGATAAATCCCAAGAACACAAAAAGCATTAacatcaatgtggtaagcaccaTTCCAAATACTAAATTTAATGAAACATTGCTAACTTCTTCGTATCAAGTGAACTCAGGTTTGGAAAAAGATGCCGAAGTCGAGAATGATAAAGAGCATGGAACACCACTTGTGCCGATTCGAGTGGGAAAATTAAAAATTCCCCATGCATTATTGGATTATGGGGCGAGTATGAGTGTGCTACCATGTGACTTATATGATATGtatgattttggtccacttcaGGATGCAGACACCATGGTGAGTTTGGCGGATGaaagttggaggcgtccacggggaatGGTTAAGAATGTTATGATTCGGTTGGTAGAATTCGAATACCCAGTGGATTTTCTGGTTTTATATTATGCTACTACCATGATGGCGTCACAACAAAGGGTGATTTTTGGTCGACTGTTTCTCTATACGGCAAATGCTCAAATCGATTGTAGAGAAGGAATCATTACCATGACCGAAAATAACCGTAAGTTGTCATTTGATGTTCAGACTAAGATGATTAGTTACGATTTGGTTCTGGCGAAGGATAGCGGGTTTAGTGAAAAGGTGTTCAAAAATGAGAAGAAATCACCCACCGGACCGTGAAGAAAAACATATGGGTTCAAGCAAGAGTGTATTTGATTACCCACCGAGTCGAAACGAGAAAGATGCATTTTGCTCAATGGTACGAGGAAGTGATGGAGATGGCAGGAACCGCTTCTTTGAGCCACCTTAAATGGGGGtggcacggtctggctgaagacctgaaAACTTAGCGCTGCTTGGGAGGCAACCCGAGGTTTTTCACTGATCTTGTTATTTCTTTAGttttctatgtttcagggccatggcaacactcaagtgtggggaagatgtgcggATATTTGTGTGAAGGTGGTGATAGGAAATTGGATCAATAACAATATCTATTGTgtcaaacttcaccaggtcaatgtactTTTTCCTTAGACTTGTcgtgttctttagctttgaaatattgTTAGTTTATTAGTTTgcttttgtttataaaaaaaaaaaaaa
Above is a window of Helianthus annuus cultivar XRQ/B chromosome 14, HanXRQr2.0-SUNRISE, whole genome shotgun sequence DNA encoding:
- the LOC110923786 gene encoding uncharacterized protein LOC110923786, yielding MNSNTYHSGLRNHPNFRYGNPSNQANPNFQGSQCNFAPRRPFNNQSRFSGQSSSGGNEVMEMLKAMQLEMQRRNQMDDIRMQKDEIRDKAIQSLTTQMGQLASDVALLKKSKGQSPSDTVINPKNTKSININVVSTIPNTKFNETLLTSSYQVNSGLEKDAEVENDKEHGTPLVPIRVGKLKIPHALLDYGASMSVLPCDLYDMYDFGPLQDADTMVSLADESWRRPRGMVKNVMIRLVEFEYPVDFLVLYYATTMMASQQRVIFGRLFLYTANAQIDCREGIITMTENNRKLSFDVQTKMISYDLVLAKDSGFSEKVFKNEKKSPTGP